A DNA window from Branchiostoma lanceolatum isolate klBraLanc5 chromosome 17, klBraLanc5.hap2, whole genome shotgun sequence contains the following coding sequences:
- the LOC136423489 gene encoding sentrin-specific protease 2-like — protein sequence MHTLAELNWLNNKVLDMRSKCIKYYDSMGGKNSKGINALRDYQQAEHKDKKESNLDLSDWTSQYPENIPQQMNASDC from the exons ATGCACACTCTAGCTGAACTCAACTGGCTTAACAACAAA GTATTGGACATGAGAAGCAAATGCATCAAGTATTATGACTCCATGGGTGGGAAGAACAGCAAAGGCATCAATGCTCTTCG CGATTACCAACAAGCAGAGCACAAGGACAAGAAGGAAAGCAACTTGGACTTGTCTGATTGGACATCACAGTATCCTGAG AACATCCCACAGCAGATGAATGCTAGCGACTGTTGA